The following coding sequences lie in one Synechococcus sp. CC9902 genomic window:
- the rpmI gene encoding 50S ribosomal protein L35: MPKLKTRKAAAKRFKATGTGKFLRRRAFRNHLLDHKTPKQKRHLGTKAVVDRTDVERVTLMMPYA; this comes from the coding sequence ATGCCCAAGCTGAAGACCCGCAAAGCTGCCGCCAAGCGGTTCAAAGCAACAGGCACTGGCAAGTTCCTTCGTCGTCGCGCCTTCAGAAACCACCTGCTGGATCACAAAACTCCGAAGCAGAAGCGCCACCTCGGCACCAAGGCCGTTGTCGATCGCACCGATGTTGAGCGCGTCACATTGATGATGCCCTACGCCTGA